A DNA window from Chryseobacterium sp. MEBOG06 contains the following coding sequences:
- a CDS encoding lysine N(6)-hydroxylase/L-ornithine N(5)-oxygenase family protein gives MENNKTYDIIGIGIGPFNLGLAALLDPVESISALFLDQADGFDWHPGLMLDNATLQVPFMADLVTMADPKSKYSFLNFLKETDRLYKFYIREDFFILRKEYNLYCQWAANQLQSCLFGKKVESIAYNEAEQVFIIDVLDLKNNDVKKYQTKKIVLGTGTQPSLPAFMQDKDFPNVIHTSEYLNNKENILNANSVSIIGSGQSAAEIFQDLLPETENGFFMSWFTRPDRFFPMEYSKLTLELTSPEYVDHFYNMPASQRKAVLAKQPPLYKGINFELINDIFDTLYGMSVGNTPLNVALKPSCQLDNILPEGNSYALNFTHIQDNTTFTHISDYIILATGYKYKEPKFLKGIENLIQRTEEGLFEVSRYYTVDQAENIFVQNVELHTHGFVTPDLGMGAYRNALIINAITGREIYKMEKRIAFQEFNTQKTWTAKHSS, from the coding sequence TTGGAAAATAATAAAACATATGATATTATCGGGATCGGGATTGGTCCTTTCAACCTTGGATTGGCAGCTCTTCTTGATCCTGTAGAAAGTATTTCTGCCCTGTTTCTGGATCAGGCGGATGGTTTTGACTGGCATCCAGGGCTGATGCTTGATAATGCAACATTACAGGTTCCTTTTATGGCAGATCTGGTAACAATGGCTGACCCGAAAAGCAAATACAGCTTTCTCAACTTTTTGAAAGAAACAGATCGTCTGTACAAATTTTATATAAGGGAAGATTTTTTTATTTTAAGAAAAGAATATAATTTATACTGTCAGTGGGCTGCTAATCAGCTGCAGAGCTGTTTGTTTGGAAAAAAAGTAGAAAGTATTGCCTATAACGAAGCTGAACAGGTATTTATCATTGATGTACTGGATCTTAAGAATAATGATGTTAAAAAATATCAGACTAAAAAGATTGTATTGGGAACGGGTACACAGCCAAGCCTGCCGGCATTTATGCAGGATAAAGACTTCCCAAATGTTATTCATACTTCAGAATACCTGAATAATAAGGAGAATATACTTAATGCAAATTCCGTTTCCATTATAGGTTCCGGGCAGAGTGCTGCAGAAATTTTCCAGGATCTTCTTCCGGAAACGGAAAATGGTTTTTTCATGAGCTGGTTTACAAGACCGGACCGATTTTTCCCAATGGAATATTCCAAATTAACTCTGGAATTAACTTCACCTGAATATGTAGATCATTTTTATAATATGCCTGCTTCACAACGTAAGGCAGTTCTTGCCAAGCAGCCACCACTATATAAAGGGATCAACTTTGAGCTTATCAATGATATTTTCGACACATTGTACGGAATGAGTGTAGGAAACACACCTTTAAACGTAGCACTAAAACCTAGCTGCCAACTGGATAACATCCTTCCTGAAGGAAATTCTTACGCATTGAATTTTACACATATACAGGATAATACCACATTTACACATATTTCAGATTATATAATCCTCGCAACAGGTTACAAATACAAAGAGCCGAAGTTCTTAAAAGGAATAGAAAACCTTATCCAGAGAACTGAAGAAGGGCTATTTGAAGTAAGCCGTTATTACACGGTAGATCAGGCAGAAAATATTTTTGTGCAGAATGTAGAACTTCACACCCATGGTTTTGTAACACCGGATCTTGGGATGGGAGCCTACAGAAATGCACTGATCATTAATGCTATTACCGGAAGAGAAATTTATAAAATGGAAAAAAGAATTGCTTTTCAGGAGTTTAATACCCAAAAAACATGGACCGCAAAACATTCATCTTAG
- a CDS encoding Crp/Fnr family transcriptional regulator, with amino-acid sequence MNNSEFLKQLNQYYPLSDETVKDLMDICTEERYVKNELLLEAGNMARYYYFIKSGLIGYYTTDHDGDTIYKIFFEENSFVASTAAIIKNEPSDFNIIALEDCSVIQYPVKAYRDLLTKHHDLALFQIHYLEKNWVVKKEPLEVSLKYETAKKRYLQLLENESLYKRLKQHHIASYLGITPTQLSRIKKEIN; translated from the coding sequence ATGAACAACTCTGAATTTTTGAAGCAGCTTAATCAGTATTATCCGCTATCCGATGAAACGGTTAAAGACCTGATGGATATTTGTACAGAAGAAAGATATGTGAAAAATGAGCTTCTTCTGGAAGCCGGGAATATGGCAAGGTATTATTATTTTATAAAATCAGGGCTGATAGGATATTATACAACAGATCACGATGGAGATACTATTTATAAAATTTTCTTTGAAGAAAACAGTTTTGTAGCTTCTACGGCTGCCATTATTAAAAATGAGCCCAGTGATTTTAATATTATTGCTCTTGAAGACTGTTCAGTAATACAATATCCCGTAAAAGCCTATAGAGATCTGCTTACAAAACACCATGATCTGGCTCTTTTTCAAATTCATTATTTAGAAAAAAACTGGGTGGTAAAAAAAGAACCGCTGGAAGTTTCTTTGAAATATGAAACAGCAAAGAAACGGTATTTACAGCTCCTTGAAAACGAATCCCTTTATAAAAGATTAAAACAGCATCATATTGCTTCCTATCTGGGGATTACTCCTACACAGCTTAGCCGCATAAAAAAGGAAATAAATTAA
- a CDS encoding alpha/beta hydrolase has translation MQLTSKVTQILDHLDKIQPFNAQNPLDGMRKYLETMSFQLSGKKEPVAMIEEVSIPKENHRIPVRIYRPKGMNAEKSSVIIYIHGGWFIAGGYETHDAVVRKLANKTGSVIVFADYRLAPEHPFPAGLNDCLDTVKWIVDNAEVLGIDQNKIGIIGDSAGGALATAVSTQMGKDFKFQVLIYPAADNKLNTGTWETYENGPVLNRQGGVEAWNSYLPEEEIDNPLAIPVLIKDFKETPPTLVILAEHDPLLDDGKQLSGNMKNAGIPLKTSFYKDMIHGFMHMGDVLDEVQTAIDEMSLFVHQNFENVKKHQ, from the coding sequence ATGCAGTTAACATCCAAGGTTACCCAGATATTAGATCATTTAGATAAAATACAGCCGTTCAATGCTCAGAATCCATTAGATGGAATGCGGAAATATCTTGAAACAATGTCTTTCCAGCTCAGTGGAAAAAAAGAGCCGGTAGCTATGATTGAAGAAGTCAGTATTCCAAAAGAAAATCACCGGATTCCTGTTCGTATTTACCGCCCTAAAGGAATGAATGCTGAGAAATCATCTGTTATTATTTATATCCATGGCGGATGGTTTATTGCGGGAGGTTATGAAACCCATGATGCGGTAGTTCGTAAATTAGCCAATAAAACAGGATCTGTAATTGTTTTTGCAGACTACCGTTTAGCTCCTGAACATCCGTTTCCGGCAGGTTTGAATGATTGTTTGGATACTGTAAAATGGATCGTAGATAACGCAGAAGTTCTGGGAATTGATCAAAATAAAATAGGCATTATAGGTGACAGTGCAGGCGGAGCTCTTGCAACAGCGGTCTCTACCCAAATGGGGAAAGATTTTAAATTTCAGGTATTAATTTACCCTGCGGCGGATAATAAGCTCAATACAGGAACCTGGGAAACCTATGAAAACGGCCCGGTTCTCAACAGGCAGGGCGGTGTGGAAGCATGGAATTCATATCTTCCCGAAGAAGAGATTGATAATCCTCTTGCTATCCCTGTTTTGATAAAAGATTTTAAAGAAACACCACCCACTTTGGTCATCCTGGCTGAACATGATCCGTTGCTTGACGACGGGAAACAGCTTTCTGGGAATATGAAAAATGCCGGAATACCTCTCAAAACAAGTTTTTATAAAGATATGATTCACGGGTTTATGCATATGGGAGATGTACTGGATGAAGTGCAGACCGCAATAGATGAGATGTCTCTGTTTGTCCATCAGAATTTTGAAAATGTCAAAAAACATCAATAA
- a CDS encoding alpha/beta hydrolase, whose product MKKLINILFVLTAFAQFSAQKIIHQEIFSPKMNKKIKTIIITPNLQANTTYPSVYILHGFSGNPDRIIKQDIPDLVQKAQQNKTIYVLPDGNYSSWYLDSPIIKDSQYQTFIGKELVEFIDKNYPVKAEKKYRGILGWSMGGYGATNIGVTYNKTFGIVGSSCGALDFNVFGEGYQKYMVNKVAGPLESINPNFLTDNKIKLMAAAGQQYIFDCGTDDTQMIAMNRNFHKKLTEQKIQHLYTESLGGHVTEYWSRSLSEQLALFDRFFKQ is encoded by the coding sequence ATGAAAAAGTTAATCAACATTCTATTTGTTCTGACTGCTTTTGCACAGTTTTCAGCACAAAAAATTATTCATCAGGAAATTTTCAGTCCGAAAATGAATAAAAAGATCAAAACCATTATTATCACTCCTAATCTTCAAGCCAATACAACGTATCCATCGGTGTACATTCTTCATGGTTTCAGTGGAAATCCGGATAGAATTATCAAACAGGATATTCCGGATCTTGTTCAGAAAGCTCAGCAGAACAAAACCATTTATGTTTTGCCGGACGGAAATTACAGCTCATGGTATCTGGATAGTCCAATTATCAAGGATTCACAATATCAGACTTTTATAGGAAAAGAACTGGTAGAATTCATTGATAAGAACTATCCTGTGAAAGCTGAAAAAAAATACAGAGGTATTTTGGGCTGGAGTATGGGCGGCTATGGTGCTACAAACATCGGGGTAACTTACAATAAAACATTTGGAATTGTGGGAAGTTCTTGTGGTGCATTGGATTTCAATGTATTTGGAGAAGGGTATCAGAAATACATGGTTAATAAAGTAGCTGGACCATTAGAGTCTATCAATCCCAATTTTCTTACTGATAATAAAATAAAACTTATGGCCGCGGCAGGACAGCAGTATATTTTTGACTGTGGTACAGACGACACCCAAATGATTGCCATGAACAGGAATTTTCATAAGAAGCTGACGGAACAGAAAATTCAGCATCTGTACACGGAATCTCTGGGAGGACACGTTACCGAATACTGGAGCAGGTCATTATCAGAACAACTGGCGTTATTTGACCGATTTTTTAAACAATAA
- a CDS encoding DsbA family protein: MKIEIWSDVMCPFCYIGKNNFEQALDKLPFKDQVEVEWKSFQLDPTLDPGKTQNTMEYFKEKKGFPEAQASQMISQVAQMGKGAGIDFNFEKALITNTFSAHRLLHLAKKHHKSNEMEEALFIAHFIDGKNVGDAEVLVSLAENVGIDKEEAMQAVTSDQLDYEVNQDIMEARNNGVSGVPFFVLNGKYAVSGAQPVEVFENALQQTYNETVSPFKDLSGGSGASCDADGCSI; the protein is encoded by the coding sequence ATGAAAATAGAAATCTGGTCGGACGTAATGTGTCCGTTTTGCTATATCGGAAAAAATAATTTTGAACAGGCTTTAGACAAACTGCCATTTAAAGATCAGGTAGAAGTAGAGTGGAAGAGCTTTCAGCTGGACCCAACTTTAGATCCTGGTAAAACTCAGAATACAATGGAATATTTTAAAGAAAAGAAAGGTTTTCCTGAAGCTCAGGCTTCACAAATGATCAGCCAGGTTGCCCAAATGGGAAAAGGAGCCGGAATTGACTTTAATTTTGAAAAAGCTTTGATTACAAATACCTTTAGTGCTCACAGACTGCTTCATCTAGCAAAAAAGCATCACAAATCGAATGAGATGGAAGAAGCTTTATTTATTGCTCATTTTATTGACGGTAAAAATGTAGGTGATGCTGAAGTATTGGTTTCTCTTGCTGAAAATGTAGGAATTGATAAAGAAGAAGCTATGCAGGCTGTTACTTCCGATCAATTGGACTACGAAGTGAATCAGGATATTATGGAAGCAAGAAATAATGGCGTTTCCGGCGTACCATTTTTTGTGCTCAACGGTAAATATGCAGTTTCCGGAGCCCAGCCGGTAGAAGTGTTTGAAAATGCGCTTCAGCAGACGTATAATGAAACCGTAAGTCCTTTCAAGGATCTTTCCGGTGGAAGCGGTGCTTCCTGCGATGCTGACGGATGCAGTATTTAA
- a CDS encoding GNAT family N-acetyltransferase, translated as MNTLKSTNISEYAEKINYTSLINCYMKEFTNWSRYLGIPKYDEAISAYLKETPTNLHIRIDFSSIGCDVYIPVAYFSESGRHLFDFPVLMRDLNTDEVSELNVYGFMTLTAEYSKELHPGIDASNVLERLNNSIDNLTEYLYHSIHTKKPINDLEMSFIEAEQSLILGHILHPVPKSKQGFNGEDLLKYSPETSGRFQLFYFLVNPENMIEKNADGELVSKELGEKIYPVLNPEHKKLWDQHPEYHILPMHPWEADYLLGQENVQIMEEQGVLFALGHYGEYFTPTSSVRTVYSEDNKWMFKFSLHVKITNSERINLYPELHRGYDISRLLKTDWGTNLQRDFPEIDFMVDPAFMAVTFNGKVINGFNISIRRNPFQGENKNKNVTLLAALCQDGILGKPSRLQNIITTTAEKLGQSVEKIAVEWFKQYLHLCVRPIVRILNTYGLACEFHQQNVMIELDKNGFPAKIYFRDNQGFFFREGRKELVSDALPGIADESQSIIDEESLAPKYTYYLVTNNILGVVNALGCNRLADEKKLINLVYKAFKELENEDETGLVSYITNKRNWYTKGNLITSLQNINEADESLEYPAVFLDTPNPLTKYFYSHQLIKPSTTETVYSRHFEDENLTISIRPFDIENDFEMIHEWFNMEHAKPYWKMDGPKRDLELWFRTILPSDEQHSFIGEINGIPQFSFEPYWPMRDIVGAYYDSLPTDYGTHFFVAETHKDKKYSFESFQVALDYIFSLPEVGKCIGEASVEAVPTDRLITKLGYTREGIITMPHKTAYLTFCTRENYWEKCPESKLEANNA; from the coding sequence ATGAATACATTGAAGTCAACTAATATATCAGAATACGCAGAAAAGATAAACTACACGTCGCTTATCAACTGCTACATGAAAGAATTTACAAACTGGAGCCGTTACCTTGGTATTCCTAAATATGATGAAGCAATCTCTGCCTATCTTAAAGAAACGCCAACGAATCTTCACATCAGAATCGACTTTTCTTCTATAGGATGTGACGTTTATATTCCTGTTGCCTATTTTTCTGAGAGCGGAAGACACCTTTTTGATTTTCCGGTATTGATGAGAGATCTGAATACGGACGAAGTTTCAGAATTGAATGTTTACGGCTTTATGACTCTTACGGCAGAATATTCAAAAGAGCTTCATCCGGGCATCGATGCTTCCAATGTTCTGGAAAGATTAAATAACAGTATTGACAATCTGACGGAATATCTCTATCATTCGATACATACGAAAAAGCCGATCAATGATTTGGAAATGTCTTTCATTGAAGCTGAGCAGTCTCTTATTTTAGGACATATTCTTCATCCGGTTCCAAAATCGAAACAGGGGTTTAACGGTGAAGACCTATTGAAGTATTCTCCTGAGACTTCCGGAAGATTTCAATTATTTTATTTCCTTGTGAATCCGGAAAATATGATTGAAAAAAATGCCGACGGAGAGCTTGTAAGCAAAGAACTTGGTGAAAAAATCTATCCGGTTCTAAATCCTGAGCACAAGAAACTTTGGGATCAGCATCCTGAATATCATATTCTACCTATGCACCCTTGGGAAGCTGATTATCTGCTAGGTCAGGAAAATGTACAGATTATGGAGGAACAGGGCGTCCTTTTTGCACTGGGACATTACGGAGAATACTTCACTCCTACTTCCTCGGTAAGAACGGTATACAGTGAAGACAACAAATGGATGTTTAAGTTTTCTCTGCATGTAAAAATCACCAACTCTGAGAGGATCAATCTGTACCCGGAACTTCATCGCGGTTATGATATCAGCAGGCTTCTGAAGACAGATTGGGGTACCAATCTACAGAGAGATTTTCCGGAAATAGACTTTATGGTTGATCCCGCTTTTATGGCTGTTACCTTTAATGGAAAGGTCATCAACGGATTCAATATCAGCATCAGAAGAAATCCTTTTCAGGGAGAGAACAAAAATAAAAATGTAACTCTTTTAGCTGCTTTATGCCAGGACGGAATTCTTGGAAAACCTTCAAGACTACAAAACATTATTACAACTACCGCTGAAAAACTGGGCCAATCTGTAGAAAAGATTGCTGTAGAATGGTTTAAACAATATCTTCACCTTTGTGTAAGACCTATTGTAAGAATCCTGAATACTTACGGACTTGCCTGTGAATTCCACCAGCAAAATGTAATGATAGAGCTTGATAAAAACGGATTTCCTGCGAAAATTTACTTCAGAGACAATCAGGGATTCTTCTTCAGAGAAGGAAGAAAAGAACTGGTTTCCGACGCTCTTCCGGGAATAGCAGATGAAAGTCAATCGATTATCGATGAAGAATCTCTTGCACCAAAGTACACTTATTATCTGGTCACCAACAATATCTTAGGAGTGGTTAACGCTTTAGGATGCAACAGGTTAGCGGATGAGAAAAAATTGATCAACCTGGTATACAAAGCCTTCAAAGAGCTTGAAAATGAAGACGAAACAGGGCTGGTAAGCTATATTACCAACAAAAGAAACTGGTATACTAAAGGAAATCTGATCACCAGCTTACAGAATATCAATGAGGCAGATGAGTCTCTGGAATATCCGGCTGTTTTTCTTGATACGCCTAACCCTCTTACCAAATATTTCTACAGTCATCAGTTGATTAAGCCTTCTACAACTGAAACCGTGTATTCCCGTCATTTTGAGGATGAAAATCTAACCATCAGCATCAGGCCTTTCGATATTGAAAATGATTTTGAAATGATCCATGAATGGTTCAATATGGAACACGCAAAACCTTACTGGAAAATGGATGGTCCGAAAAGAGATCTCGAACTTTGGTTCAGAACAATTCTTCCAAGTGATGAGCAACACAGCTTTATCGGAGAAATAAACGGTATACCACAGTTCAGCTTTGAGCCTTACTGGCCAATGAGAGACATTGTAGGGGCTTATTATGATTCCCTTCCTACAGATTACGGAACCCACTTCTTTGTTGCAGAAACCCATAAGGATAAAAAATATTCTTTTGAATCCTTCCAGGTGGCGTTAGATTATATTTTCTCTCTTCCGGAAGTTGGAAAATGCATTGGTGAAGCTTCTGTAGAGGCTGTTCCTACTGACAGGCTGATCACCAAGCTAGGGTATACAAGAGAAGGAATCATTACCATGCCTCATAAAACAGCTTATCTTACTTTCTGCACCCGTGAAAATTACTGGGAAAAATGCCCGGAAAGTAAATTGGAGGCAAATAATGCATAA
- a CDS encoding nucleosidase — protein sequence MIKINNELHYPIADTLFVFALDSEAGTVFEGKNKLITGIGKVNAAIELTKEIHARRPKLIVNLGSAGSKGFHKGEVVCCTKFIQRDMNVRGLGFKLYETPLSGVPPVLEYGLKMDTLKEGTCGSGDSFEMNHTETDYNIVDMEAYPLALIARKENIPFLCLKYISDDAGSDAADDWSVQVHLASEAFKKILFS from the coding sequence ATGATAAAAATTAATAATGAGCTCCATTATCCTATTGCAGACACTCTTTTTGTTTTTGCATTGGATTCAGAAGCAGGAACAGTGTTTGAAGGGAAAAACAAATTGATCACAGGGATCGGAAAGGTGAATGCAGCTATTGAACTGACCAAAGAAATTCACGCAAGGAGACCGAAACTGATTGTCAATTTAGGCTCTGCAGGGAGTAAAGGATTTCATAAAGGAGAAGTGGTATGCTGCACAAAATTTATCCAGAGAGATATGAATGTAAGGGGCCTTGGATTTAAATTATATGAAACCCCTTTATCCGGAGTTCCTCCTGTACTTGAATATGGTCTTAAAATGGATACTTTGAAAGAAGGGACCTGTGGAAGCGGCGACAGTTTTGAAATGAATCATACCGAAACAGATTATAATATCGTAGATATGGAAGCATATCCGCTGGCACTGATTGCCAGGAAGGAAAATATTCCGTTTCTATGTTTAAAGTATATCTCTGATGATGCAGGAAGTGACGCGGCGGACGATTGGAGTGTACAGGTACATCTGGCTTCTGAAGCATTTAAAAAAATATTATTTTCATAA
- a CDS encoding GNAT family N-acetyltransferase, giving the protein MTSIIINKALSEDVEIIRDLGIQTFSETFAKDNSAEAMKKYLEESFNAEKVKSELNNPDSHFYIAWEEDNPVGYLKMNIGNAQTELQDETSLEIERIYVKKSHHGKKVGQLLYNQALETAQSFKKSYVWLGVWEENLRALNFYRKNGFIEFDKHIFRLGEEEQTDLMMKKMLD; this is encoded by the coding sequence ATGACATCCATTATTATCAATAAAGCTTTATCTGAAGATGTAGAAATTATCCGTGATCTGGGGATACAGACTTTTTCTGAAACGTTTGCAAAAGACAATTCTGCAGAAGCCATGAAAAAATACCTGGAAGAAAGCTTTAATGCGGAAAAGGTAAAATCAGAGCTAAACAATCCGGACTCTCATTTTTATATTGCCTGGGAAGAGGACAATCCTGTAGGATATCTGAAAATGAATATAGGGAATGCCCAGACGGAATTGCAGGACGAGACGAGTCTTGAAATTGAAAGGATTTATGTAAAGAAAAGTCATCATGGTAAAAAGGTAGGCCAGCTTTTGTACAATCAGGCACTGGAAACCGCTCAAAGTTTTAAAAAATCTTATGTATGGCTGGGAGTTTGGGAAGAGAATCTAAGGGCTTTAAATTTTTACAGGAAAAATGGCTTTATTGAATTTGATAAACATATTTTCAGGCTAGGTGAGGAGGAACAGACGGATCTTATGATGAAGAAAATGTTGGATTAA
- a CDS encoding MFS transporter, with the protein MKTFAYIGCLGFIAVITTEFGIIGILPQVAEYYKISIDKAGYLLSAFALVIALTGPFMTLLTSGIDRKKIMTASLFMFLITGIVSSFSPPFWLLMLVRILPAFLQPVYIATALSVAVAQADENKKNELMSIVFNGVTIAMVTTVPFATWISGLYSWEYSFMVQTAVSLIALIIIQLMLPSIPVKEKKSYGSQINILKKPVFIFSTLTNFFMITAWFSTYSYFADYLSKAKGMDTSMISYMLFLFGIIGIVANWTAGKMLNKNVAGTTAFFLSGTILIPILFYISDGNLWATILVIGIWGFLYSPSFLNASTYMISSAPGALEFANSLATSFGNLGVTLGTTIGGWIIVTKGAEYTPWIGLVFGLLAFLMMILRSIFEKRNQQLAPC; encoded by the coding sequence ATGAAAACATTCGCCTATATTGGATGCCTTGGATTCATTGCTGTTATTACCACAGAATTCGGGATTATCGGAATTCTGCCACAGGTTGCAGAGTATTATAAGATCAGTATTGACAAAGCAGGTTATCTTTTAAGTGCCTTTGCATTGGTGATTGCTCTTACAGGTCCTTTTATGACCTTATTGACTTCGGGAATTGACCGGAAGAAAATAATGACAGCATCCTTATTTATGTTTCTGATTACAGGGATTGTTTCCTCCTTTTCACCGCCTTTCTGGCTGTTGATGCTGGTAAGGATTCTTCCTGCATTTTTACAGCCTGTTTACATTGCCACCGCTTTGTCTGTGGCAGTAGCTCAGGCAGATGAAAATAAGAAAAATGAACTGATGAGTATCGTTTTCAATGGGGTAACAATTGCTATGGTAACTACGGTTCCTTTTGCGACATGGATATCAGGGCTTTATTCCTGGGAATATTCTTTTATGGTGCAGACAGCGGTAAGTTTAATAGCCTTAATTATTATTCAGCTGATGCTGCCTTCTATTCCGGTAAAAGAAAAAAAATCCTATGGAAGCCAGATCAATATTCTGAAAAAGCCTGTATTTATTTTCAGTACGCTGACTAATTTTTTTATGATTACAGCCTGGTTTTCTACCTACAGTTATTTCGCTGATTATCTGAGTAAAGCAAAAGGAATGGATACTTCAATGATCAGTTATATGCTTTTCCTGTTCGGAATTATAGGAATTGTGGCGAACTGGACTGCTGGCAAGATGCTCAATAAAAATGTAGCAGGGACGACTGCTTTTTTCCTTTCGGGAACGATTTTGATACCGATACTCTTTTATATTTCTGACGGAAACCTTTGGGCTACCATTCTAGTGATAGGTATTTGGGGTTTTCTTTACTCACCAAGTTTCCTGAATGCATCTACGTATATGATTTCTTCAGCTCCTGGTGCACTGGAGTTTGCCAACAGTCTGGCTACATCATTTGGAAATCTCGGAGTTACCTTAGGGACCACAATTGGCGGTTGGATCATTGTTACAAAAGGAGCAGAATACACTCCATGGATTGGTTTAGTTTTCGGGCTTCTTGCTTTTTTAATGATGATTTTAAGAAGCATATTTGAAAAGCGCAATCAGCAGTTAGCTCCTTGTTAA
- a CDS encoding MATE family efflux transporter has translation MDRKTFILEGDMKKVMWETSWPAVAAIVLYGINNFLDAIFVGYLINTQALAAVGMAYPLSQIVLGFGRLAGTGAGAAVSIWIGENNKDKLYRLFGSFNVLCICFSILCTVPAYIYAHELMAMMGAKGNLQNIAVEYFRVTLIGTVFWIYGLALNMLVRAEGKMKTAASMITVGLIIDIILKPVFISVFGWGVAGAAWATNCGMLIYSLLGFYYYAKGKSSFSTNWKSLSYDKNIGKRIVKLGLPEMILSVMGVIQSIIIFNAIAAYGTERDISFFTVLNRLFLFLMTPLFGLMRGLQPVVGMNFGAGQYNRAKKFLRTYILAGVGILSPFFLVALVFPEQLIGLMLPGYSAEYHQIIDFRLFFSVLPLLPVTVLALSYYPAVNQSKKASFLVFFRQIILYIPLMLILPHYFGIKSIYWGSAMIELTVGIVTLFLLKNYKTKLNKAIIETS, from the coding sequence ATGGACCGCAAAACATTCATCTTAGAAGGTGATATGAAAAAGGTCATGTGGGAAACCTCATGGCCTGCCGTTGCGGCTATCGTTCTCTATGGAATCAACAATTTTCTGGATGCCATTTTTGTAGGATATCTTATCAATACTCAGGCACTAGCTGCTGTAGGAATGGCCTATCCCCTTTCTCAGATTGTTTTGGGCTTTGGAAGGCTCGCCGGGACCGGAGCAGGAGCGGCAGTCAGCATCTGGATAGGAGAAAATAATAAAGATAAGCTTTATCGGTTATTTGGAAGCTTTAATGTCCTGTGTATCTGCTTTTCAATTTTATGTACCGTCCCTGCTTATATCTATGCCCATGAATTAATGGCAATGATGGGCGCAAAAGGAAATCTCCAGAATATTGCTGTAGAATATTTCCGGGTTACCCTTATCGGAACCGTTTTCTGGATTTACGGTTTAGCATTGAATATGCTGGTAAGAGCGGAAGGAAAAATGAAAACTGCAGCGTCAATGATCACCGTGGGACTTATTATTGATATTATCCTAAAACCTGTCTTTATCTCTGTATTCGGATGGGGAGTGGCCGGAGCTGCATGGGCTACCAACTGCGGCATGCTGATTTATTCTCTATTAGGATTTTATTATTATGCTAAAGGAAAAAGCTCTTTTTCTACCAACTGGAAATCCCTCTCTTATGATAAAAATATTGGAAAAAGAATTGTAAAACTGGGCCTTCCGGAGATGATATTATCAGTAATGGGAGTCATTCAGAGCATTATTATTTTTAATGCTATTGCTGCCTATGGAACAGAAAGGGATATTTCCTTTTTTACGGTTCTGAACAGGCTTTTCCTCTTTCTGATGACCCCTTTATTTGGATTGATGAGAGGTTTGCAGCCTGTGGTAGGAATGAATTTTGGGGCCGGACAATATAACAGGGCCAAAAAATTCCTCAGAACCTATATCCTGGCAGGAGTAGGTATTCTTTCCCCCTTCTTTCTGGTTGCTCTAGTTTTCCCGGAACAGTTGATTGGCCTGATGCTTCCCGGTTATTCTGCCGAATACCATCAAATTATTGATTTCAGATTGTTCTTTTCAGTATTGCCTTTACTTCCTGTTACCGTGCTGGCTCTCTCCTATTATCCGGCCGTCAACCAGAGTAAGAAAGCCAGCTTTCTGGTTTTCTTCCGTCAGATTATTCTTTATATTCCTTTGATGCTGATTTTACCGCATTACTTTGGAATTAAAAGTATTTATTGGGGAAGCGCGATGATAGAATTAACAGTAGGAATTGTTACTTTATTTTTACTTAAGAATTATAAAACCAAGTTAAATAAAGCTATAATTGAAACTTCATAA